One window of the Herbiconiux sp. L3-i23 genome contains the following:
- a CDS encoding iron chelate uptake ABC transporter family permease subunit → MTTERLHPGSIVIGRRRRATRSTVVTLVLALLVVALFLTTLVVGERFYSLGDVFAVITGQDVPGASFTVGRLRLPRAIVGLLVGAAFGIAGMMFQGMLRNPLASPDIIGISYGSSAAAVTAIAFFDLGGAAVSPVAIVGGLVVALLIYGLSWRGGVHGSRLILVGIAVGAVLLAVIQLVLTRTEVYKAAEALRWITGSLNSAFWGDVLPLVIAMALLLPAAFALSRQLSILQLGDDLAAGLGVRPERARLLIVLVGVGLTSVATAVAGPIAFVAFLAGPISTRLLPGAPRMLPAALVGSALVLGADLVGANLLPTTFPVGVVTGAVGAPYLLWLIARSNRNGGRL, encoded by the coding sequence GTGACGACCGAACGGCTGCATCCCGGCTCCATCGTCATCGGTCGGCGCCGGCGCGCGACGCGCAGCACCGTCGTCACGCTCGTGCTGGCGCTCCTCGTCGTCGCCCTGTTCCTCACCACCCTCGTGGTGGGCGAGCGCTTCTACTCCCTCGGCGACGTGTTCGCGGTCATCACCGGCCAGGACGTCCCCGGAGCGTCCTTCACCGTCGGGCGTCTGCGGCTCCCCCGCGCGATCGTCGGCCTGCTCGTCGGTGCGGCGTTCGGCATCGCGGGGATGATGTTCCAGGGGATGCTCCGCAATCCGCTCGCGAGCCCCGACATCATCGGCATCAGCTACGGCTCGAGCGCCGCGGCGGTCACCGCGATCGCCTTCTTCGATCTCGGAGGAGCCGCCGTCTCCCCCGTCGCGATCGTCGGTGGCCTCGTCGTCGCCCTCCTCATCTACGGCCTGTCCTGGCGCGGCGGAGTGCACGGATCCCGCCTGATCCTCGTCGGTATCGCCGTCGGCGCCGTGCTGCTCGCCGTCATCCAATTAGTGCTCACGCGCACCGAGGTGTACAAGGCGGCCGAGGCGCTGCGGTGGATCACCGGCAGCCTCAACAGCGCGTTCTGGGGCGACGTCCTCCCGCTGGTCATCGCGATGGCACTGCTGCTGCCGGCGGCCTTCGCCCTCTCGCGGCAGCTGTCGATCCTGCAGCTCGGCGACGACCTCGCCGCGGGCCTCGGCGTGCGCCCCGAGCGCGCCCGACTGCTCATCGTACTCGTCGGTGTCGGGCTCACCTCGGTCGCCACCGCTGTCGCCGGGCCCATCGCCTTCGTGGCGTTCCTCGCCGGCCCGATCTCCACGCGTCTGCTCCCCGGCGCCCCGCGGATGCTGCCCGCCGCCCTCGTCGGGTCGGCTCTCGTCCTCGGGGCCGACCTCGTCGGCGCCAACCTGCTGCCGACCACCTTCCCCGTCGGGGTCGTGACCGGCGCCGTCGGCGCGCCCTACCTGCTCTGGCTCATCGCGCGTTCCAACCGCAACGGAGGTCGACTGTGA
- a CDS encoding TlyA family RNA methyltransferase: protein MAVSDPQAERLDAAMVLRGLTRSRTHAARLIADGVVLVGGRPVTKASHKVVGSDTIEVTAVDDWVSRGALKLLAALDSFAVDPAGRLALDAGASTGGFTQVLLARGAGRVIAVDVGHGQLAGELALDPRVDSHEGVNVRELDADGLARLTGSSERPSLVVADLSFISLRQVLAPLASIAADGADLIVLVKPQFEVGRVKQGVVRNAGLRADALAGVLWAAWDAGLGTLGVISSPIAGSAGNLEYLVHLRASGGSNPTEWEARLPGIAGA from the coding sequence ATGGCCGTCAGTGACCCGCAGGCGGAGCGTCTCGACGCCGCCATGGTGCTCCGCGGGCTCACCCGGTCCCGCACCCACGCCGCCCGTCTCATCGCCGACGGCGTCGTCCTCGTCGGCGGACGCCCGGTGACCAAGGCGTCTCACAAGGTCGTCGGCTCGGACACGATCGAGGTGACGGCCGTCGACGACTGGGTCAGTCGCGGCGCCCTCAAGCTGCTCGCGGCGCTCGACTCATTCGCGGTCGACCCGGCCGGGAGGCTGGCGCTCGACGCGGGCGCCTCGACCGGCGGTTTCACCCAGGTGCTGCTCGCGCGGGGAGCCGGTCGGGTGATCGCCGTCGACGTCGGTCACGGTCAGCTCGCCGGGGAGCTCGCCCTCGATCCGCGAGTCGACTCCCATGAGGGGGTGAACGTCCGCGAGCTCGATGCCGACGGGCTCGCGCGGCTGACCGGCTCGTCCGAACGCCCGTCGCTGGTCGTCGCCGACCTGTCGTTCATCTCCCTCCGCCAGGTCCTCGCCCCGCTCGCGTCGATCGCCGCCGACGGCGCCGACCTCATCGTGCTCGTCAAGCCGCAGTTCGAAGTGGGGCGGGTGAAGCAGGGCGTCGTGCGCAACGCCGGTCTTCGCGCCGACGCGCTCGCCGGCGTGCTGTGGGCGGCATGGGATGCGGGTCTCGGAACCCTCGGCGTCATCTCCTCCCCGATCGCGGGAAGCGCCGGGAACCTCGAGTACCTGGTGCATCTCAGGGCATCGGGAGGGTCGAATCCGACAGAATGGGAAGCCCGACTTCCCGGAATCGCAGGAGCGTGA
- a CDS encoding NAD kinase, translated as MLVVSHTGRRESLEAACEVITRLRAEGVVPVLIESERRDLLGFEPALDGLASFGEVAPEDIELVIVLGGDGTILRSAELVRGASVPLLGVNLGHVGFLAEAERDDLGETLRRALARDYAVEERMTVDVRVSVDGEVTYESWALNEATVEKASRERMLEVVIEVGGRPLSSFGCDGVVVATPTGSTAYSFSAGGPIVWPNIDAMLVVPLAAHALFARPLVVAPTTMLAIEVQRRTDGTGVLFCDGRRTHELLPGSRVELSRSATPVRLARLQRGAFTDRLVRKFDLPVAGWRGPVHE; from the coding sequence ATGCTCGTGGTCTCGCACACCGGTCGACGGGAGTCGCTCGAAGCGGCGTGCGAAGTCATCACCCGGCTGCGCGCCGAGGGCGTCGTCCCCGTGCTGATCGAGAGCGAACGCCGCGACCTGTTGGGCTTCGAACCGGCGCTCGACGGACTCGCCAGCTTCGGCGAGGTCGCGCCCGAGGACATCGAGCTCGTCATCGTGCTCGGCGGCGACGGCACGATCCTGCGCTCCGCCGAGCTGGTGCGCGGTGCGTCCGTTCCCCTGCTCGGTGTCAACCTCGGCCACGTCGGCTTCCTCGCCGAAGCCGAGCGCGACGATCTCGGCGAGACCCTCCGCCGGGCGCTCGCCCGCGACTACGCCGTCGAGGAGCGCATGACGGTCGACGTGCGCGTCAGCGTCGACGGCGAGGTGACCTACGAGAGCTGGGCGCTCAACGAGGCGACCGTCGAGAAGGCGAGCCGCGAGCGGATGCTCGAGGTCGTCATCGAGGTGGGTGGGCGTCCGCTGTCGAGCTTCGGCTGCGACGGTGTGGTGGTCGCCACACCGACGGGGTCCACCGCGTACTCCTTCTCGGCCGGAGGGCCGATCGTGTGGCCCAACATCGACGCGATGCTCGTGGTGCCGCTCGCTGCGCACGCCCTGTTCGCCCGGCCGTTGGTCGTCGCGCCCACCACGATGCTGGCCATCGAAGTGCAGCGCCGCACCGACGGCACCGGGGTGCTGTTCTGCGACGGTCGCCGCACCCATGAGCTCCTTCCGGGCTCCCGCGTCGAGCTGTCGCGCTCCGCGACGCCGGTGCGCCTCGCCCGCCTGCAGCGCGGCGCGTTCACCGACCGGCTGGTGCGCAAGTTCGACCTGCCGGTCGCCGGCTGGCGAGGACCGGTGCACGAGTGA
- a CDS encoding CTP synthase, whose protein sequence is MADAFDPRSESEKITKHIFVTGGVVSSLGKGLTAASLGNILTRRGLRVVMQKLDPYLNVDPGTMNPFQHGEVFVTDDGAETDLDIGHYERFLDINLDAAANVTTGQIYSTVIAQERRGEYLGDTVQVIPHITDEIKRRMRLQAGLPFGETGEKPDVIITEIGGTVGDIESQPFIEAARQVRHELGRKNVFFVHVSLVPYIGPSGEQKTKPTQHSVAALRSIGIQPDALVLRSDRPVAESVKRKIALMCDVDEEAVINCPDAPSIYDIPRIVHEQGLDSYIVEALGLPADEVDWESWDSLLRTVHDPKFEVTIALVGKYVDLPDAYLSVTEALRAGGFAQNSRVKIRWVPSDECQTPEGAARNLADVDGICVPGGFGVRGIEGKLGALRFAREQKIPVLGLCLGLQCMVIEYARNITGLEGASSSEFDPDTEFPVIATMAEQVVHLAGGDLGGTMRLGLYTAELAEGSIVAEAYGSTEAVERHRHRYEVNNAYREQIAASGLVFSGTSPGGRLVEFVELPREEHPYYVGTQAHPELRSRPSRSHPLFRGLIGAALDRQAASRLFDIAESDDAAGESEAVEVA, encoded by the coding sequence GTGGCAGACGCTTTCGATCCTCGATCCGAATCCGAAAAGATCACGAAGCACATCTTCGTGACGGGGGGTGTCGTCTCCTCCCTCGGTAAGGGCCTCACCGCCGCGAGTCTCGGCAACATCCTCACCAGGCGCGGCCTGCGGGTGGTCATGCAGAAGCTCGACCCGTACCTCAACGTCGACCCGGGAACGATGAACCCGTTCCAGCACGGCGAGGTCTTCGTCACCGACGACGGTGCCGAGACCGACCTCGACATCGGCCACTACGAGCGCTTCCTCGACATCAACCTCGACGCGGCCGCCAACGTGACCACCGGCCAGATCTACTCCACCGTCATCGCCCAGGAGCGTCGTGGCGAGTACCTCGGCGACACCGTGCAGGTCATCCCGCACATCACCGACGAGATCAAGCGCCGCATGCGCCTGCAGGCGGGGCTCCCGTTCGGTGAGACCGGGGAGAAGCCCGACGTGATCATCACCGAGATCGGCGGCACCGTCGGCGACATCGAGTCGCAGCCGTTCATCGAGGCCGCCCGTCAGGTCCGCCACGAGCTCGGCCGCAAGAACGTGTTCTTCGTGCACGTCTCCCTCGTGCCCTACATCGGCCCGTCCGGCGAGCAGAAGACCAAGCCGACGCAGCACTCGGTCGCCGCGCTGCGCTCCATCGGCATCCAGCCCGACGCGCTCGTGCTGCGCAGCGACCGGCCTGTCGCGGAGAGCGTCAAGCGCAAGATCGCCCTCATGTGCGACGTCGACGAGGAAGCCGTCATCAACTGCCCGGATGCCCCGAGCATCTACGACATCCCCCGCATCGTGCACGAGCAGGGACTCGACTCCTACATCGTCGAGGCGCTCGGCCTTCCCGCCGACGAGGTCGACTGGGAGAGCTGGGACTCGCTGCTGCGCACCGTGCACGACCCGAAGTTCGAGGTCACCATCGCGCTCGTCGGCAAGTACGTCGACCTCCCCGACGCGTACCTGTCGGTCACCGAAGCGCTCCGCGCGGGCGGCTTCGCCCAGAACTCGCGGGTGAAGATCCGCTGGGTCCCGTCCGACGAGTGCCAGACGCCCGAGGGCGCGGCGCGCAATCTCGCCGACGTCGACGGTATCTGCGTGCCCGGCGGCTTCGGCGTCCGCGGCATCGAGGGCAAGCTCGGAGCCCTGCGCTTCGCCCGCGAGCAGAAGATCCCCGTGCTCGGCCTCTGCCTCGGCCTGCAGTGCATGGTCATCGAGTACGCCCGCAACATCACGGGCCTCGAGGGTGCCTCGTCGAGCGAGTTCGATCCCGACACCGAATTCCCGGTCATCGCGACGATGGCGGAGCAGGTCGTTCATCTCGCCGGGGGAGATCTCGGTGGAACCATGCGTCTCGGTCTCTACACCGCGGAGCTCGCCGAGGGCAGCATCGTGGCGGAGGCCTACGGCTCGACCGAGGCGGTCGAGCGTCACCGTCACCGCTACGAGGTCAACAACGCCTACCGCGAGCAGATCGCCGCGTCGGGTCTCGTCTTCTCGGGCACGTCGCCCGGCGGCCGCCTCGTCGAGTTCGTCGAGCTGCCCCGCGAGGAGCACCCGTACTACGTCGGCACGCAGGCGCACCCCGAGCTGCGGTCGCGTCCGAGCCGCTCGCACCCGCTGTTCCGCGGCCTGATCGGCGCCGCGCTCGACCGTCAGGCGGCGAGCCGGCTGTTCGACATCGCCGAGTCCGACGACGCGGCGGGCGAGAGCGAAGCGGTCGAGGTCGCGTGA
- a CDS encoding ABC transporter ATP-binding protein, which produces MTQSRSLAVEALTVGYDDRTVLDGLDLSIPAGRISVIVGANACGKSTLLRSMARLLPPKAGAVLLDGKAIADQPTREVAKVLGLLPQTPVAPEGIAVADLVARGRYPHRSFLQSWTREDEAAVSGALAMTDVAELADRSVDELSGGQRQRVWIAMALAQQTDILLLDEPTTFLDVTHQIEVLDLLTDLNLERGTTIVMVLHDLNLAARYADHLFAVKSGRLHSHGAPAEVVTPEMVREVFGMESRVVADDVSGTPLVLPIGRHHSAESR; this is translated from the coding sequence GTGACGCAGTCCCGTTCCCTCGCCGTCGAGGCCCTCACCGTGGGCTACGACGACCGCACCGTCCTCGACGGCCTCGACCTCAGCATCCCTGCCGGCCGGATCAGCGTCATCGTCGGGGCCAACGCGTGCGGCAAGTCGACGCTGCTGCGCTCGATGGCGCGGCTGCTTCCGCCGAAGGCCGGAGCGGTGCTGCTCGACGGCAAGGCGATCGCCGACCAGCCGACGCGCGAGGTCGCGAAGGTCCTGGGCCTGCTGCCTCAGACGCCCGTCGCCCCCGAGGGCATCGCGGTCGCCGACCTCGTCGCCCGCGGGCGCTACCCGCACCGCTCGTTCCTTCAGTCGTGGACCCGCGAGGATGAGGCGGCGGTCTCCGGTGCGCTGGCGATGACGGACGTCGCCGAGCTGGCCGACCGATCGGTCGACGAGCTCTCCGGCGGTCAGCGCCAGCGGGTGTGGATCGCGATGGCGCTCGCGCAGCAGACCGACATCCTGCTCCTCGACGAGCCGACGACGTTCCTCGATGTCACCCACCAGATCGAAGTGCTCGATCTACTCACCGACCTCAACCTCGAGCGCGGAACCACGATCGTCATGGTGCTGCACGACCTGAACCTCGCCGCCCGCTACGCCGATCACCTCTTCGCGGTGAAGTCGGGCCGACTGCATTCGCACGGCGCGCCCGCAGAGGTGGTCACGCCCGAGATGGTGCGCGAGGTCTTCGGCATGGAGTCGCGCGTCGTCGCCGACGATGTCTCGGGCACCCCGCTGGTGCTGCCCATCGGTCGCCACCACTCCGCCGAGAGCCGCTGA
- a CDS encoding iron-siderophore ABC transporter substrate-binding protein, which produces MRFRRTVLPAIAMAGAAAFVLAGCASGGSEGTAGGGSTEGFPVSIETAFGTTEIDAKPENVAAVAWGNQDVALALGVVPVGMPFITYADDNGDGILPWAQDALDELGGETPVLYDEVDGINFEQVADTAPDVVLAANSGLSDEDYTTLSEIAPTIAYPSIPWFTTWREATTMNGAALGLADEADELVTETEQTIADAAAAHPELAGKTFAYLWVDPSDTSTNYVYLSGDARVSFLHELGLEDSEGVKQLATENDGAFFATVSAENFDILADADIIINYGGAGTLEAMQADPLLGALPAVQNGAVAIIDESQPMASAFSTPTVLSIAWGLDDYSALLAAAAAKVQ; this is translated from the coding sequence GTGAGATTCCGCCGTACCGTTCTGCCCGCCATCGCCATGGCAGGAGCGGCAGCATTCGTTCTGGCCGGCTGCGCCTCGGGCGGCTCCGAAGGCACCGCAGGCGGAGGCTCGACCGAGGGCTTCCCCGTCTCCATCGAGACGGCGTTCGGCACCACCGAGATCGACGCGAAGCCCGAGAACGTCGCCGCCGTCGCCTGGGGCAACCAGGACGTTGCTCTCGCCCTCGGCGTCGTCCCCGTCGGCATGCCGTTCATCACCTACGCCGACGACAACGGCGACGGCATCCTCCCCTGGGCTCAGGACGCCCTCGACGAGCTCGGCGGCGAGACGCCCGTGCTGTACGACGAGGTCGACGGCATCAACTTCGAGCAGGTCGCCGACACCGCCCCCGACGTCGTGCTCGCCGCGAACTCGGGCCTGTCCGACGAGGACTACACGACGCTCAGCGAGATCGCGCCGACCATCGCCTACCCCTCGATCCCCTGGTTCACGACGTGGCGCGAAGCCACCACCATGAACGGCGCCGCGCTCGGCCTCGCCGACGAAGCGGATGAGCTCGTCACCGAGACGGAGCAGACCATCGCCGACGCGGCCGCGGCGCACCCCGAGCTCGCCGGCAAGACCTTCGCGTACCTGTGGGTCGACCCGAGCGACACGAGCACCAACTACGTCTACCTGAGCGGCGACGCCCGGGTGTCGTTCCTGCACGAGCTCGGTCTCGAGGACTCCGAGGGAGTGAAGCAGCTCGCCACTGAGAACGACGGCGCCTTCTTCGCGACGGTGTCGGCCGAGAACTTCGACATCCTCGCCGACGCGGACATCATCATCAATTACGGCGGCGCCGGCACGCTCGAGGCCATGCAGGCCGACCCGCTGCTCGGCGCACTGCCCGCCGTGCAGAACGGTGCGGTCGCGATCATCGACGAGTCGCAGCCGATGGCCTCCGCCTTCAGCACGCCGACCGTGCTCTCGATCGCGTGGGGTCTCGACGACTACAGCGCGCTCCTCGCCGCCGCGGCCGCCAAGGTCCAGTGA
- the xerD gene encoding site-specific tyrosine recombinase XerD — translation MTPDVAAARYLRHVTVERGLAANTVAAYRRDLSAYTEFLAGEAVDDVAAVRPADIAAFSRALAEQGKSAASVGRMLSSVRGLHRFLVDDRVTDADPASDIAPPKLGMRLPKALTIDQIGRVLDAVQGDDPVRMRDRALLELLYATGARISEAVSLDVDDLEGDRSVRLRGKGGKQRVVPVGSVALRAIDEYLVRVRPEWARQGHATPALFLGPRGARMSRQSAWLAIRAAAERAQLDIALSPHTFRHSFATHLLAGGADVRVVQELLGHSSVSTTQIYTLVTIDTLRDVYAASHPRAR, via the coding sequence ATGACCCCCGACGTCGCGGCGGCGCGCTACCTGCGGCATGTCACCGTGGAGCGCGGTCTCGCCGCGAACACTGTCGCTGCCTACCGTCGCGACCTCTCCGCGTACACCGAGTTCCTGGCGGGCGAGGCGGTCGACGACGTCGCCGCCGTCCGCCCGGCGGACATCGCCGCGTTCTCCCGGGCTCTCGCCGAGCAGGGCAAGTCGGCGGCGAGCGTCGGGCGCATGCTCTCGAGCGTGCGCGGTCTGCACCGCTTCCTGGTCGACGACCGGGTGACCGACGCCGATCCCGCGTCCGACATCGCGCCGCCGAAGCTCGGAATGCGCCTGCCCAAGGCGCTCACCATCGACCAGATCGGCCGGGTGCTCGACGCGGTGCAGGGGGACGACCCCGTGCGGATGCGCGACCGCGCCCTCCTCGAACTCCTCTACGCCACCGGCGCCCGCATCAGCGAGGCGGTGTCGCTCGACGTCGACGATCTCGAGGGCGACCGCAGCGTGCGGCTGCGCGGCAAGGGCGGCAAGCAGCGCGTAGTGCCCGTCGGAAGCGTGGCGCTCCGCGCGATCGACGAGTACCTCGTGCGGGTTCGCCCCGAATGGGCGCGACAGGGTCACGCCACCCCGGCGCTGTTCCTCGGCCCGCGCGGGGCACGGATGTCCCGCCAGAGCGCGTGGCTTGCGATCCGTGCCGCCGCCGAACGGGCGCAGCTCGACATCGCCCTGTCGCCGCACACGTTCCGACACTCGTTCGCGACGCACCTCCTCGCGGGCGGCGCCGATGTGAGGGTCGTGCAGGAGCTGCTCGGGCACTCGTCGGTGTCGACGACGCAGATCTACACGCTGGTGACGATCGACACCCTGCGCGACGTGTACGCGGCGAGCCACCCGCGGGCGCGATGA
- the recN gene encoding DNA repair protein RecN: MIEEIGIRGLGVIGEATLPLGRGFTALTGETGAGKTMVVTAVGLLLGERSDAGVIRAGADRASVEARWLVPAAGVVADRVQDAGGSVEELGDGSAELLVSRTIAAEGRSRAAVGGRSAPAALLAELAEHLVVVHGQSDQIRLRSAAAQREALDRFAAADLDPVLTKYQSAHRRFTEGRDELDRLVADRDQRSAEADELREQLAEIEVLAPQPGELDELQQRADRLSNAEELRLAAAEAHEMLSSESVDEERDVLTLLAQARRALERAASLDPELAALAEQVDALAYQASDAATGLAGYAAGFDLDSARELETVQTRIAELTLLTRKYGPTLEDCLRFFDEGSARLLELDTDTDRIDALRHDVAADETVTRELADEVSAIRQAAGAQLSERVSAELAALAMPDAQLIVDVRGREDFTAFGRDAVQFLLQPHPGGEPRPLGRGASGGELSRIMLAIEVVLAAGGSVPTFVFDEVDAGVGGAAAIEIGRRLARLAESAQVIVVTHLAQVAAFATNHLRVEKDRSGAVTESSVRRLDGDERVAEMARLLSGLPDSATGLAHAQELLELAVPAAAPDRNNG, translated from the coding sequence GTGATCGAAGAGATCGGCATCCGCGGCCTCGGCGTCATCGGCGAGGCGACCCTTCCGCTCGGGCGAGGATTCACGGCGCTCACCGGCGAGACCGGCGCGGGTAAGACCATGGTGGTCACCGCGGTGGGCCTGCTGCTCGGAGAGCGCTCCGACGCGGGGGTCATCCGTGCGGGAGCCGACCGCGCCAGCGTCGAGGCCCGGTGGCTCGTCCCCGCGGCGGGCGTCGTCGCCGACCGGGTGCAGGATGCGGGCGGGTCGGTCGAAGAGCTCGGCGACGGCTCCGCAGAGCTGCTCGTCTCCCGGACTATCGCCGCCGAAGGACGATCGCGCGCGGCGGTCGGCGGACGCTCCGCACCCGCGGCGCTGCTCGCCGAACTCGCCGAGCATCTGGTCGTGGTGCACGGGCAGTCCGATCAGATCCGTCTGCGCTCCGCGGCCGCCCAGCGCGAGGCACTCGACCGTTTCGCCGCCGCCGACCTCGACCCCGTTCTCACGAAGTACCAGAGTGCCCACCGCCGCTTCACGGAGGGACGCGACGAGCTCGACCGCCTCGTCGCCGACCGCGACCAGCGATCCGCCGAGGCCGACGAACTGCGCGAGCAGCTCGCCGAGATCGAGGTGCTCGCACCGCAGCCGGGAGAGCTCGACGAGCTCCAGCAGCGCGCCGACCGGCTGAGCAACGCGGAGGAGCTCCGTCTCGCCGCCGCGGAGGCGCACGAGATGCTCTCGTCCGAGTCGGTCGACGAGGAGCGCGACGTGCTCACTCTCCTCGCGCAGGCGCGCAGGGCCCTCGAACGCGCGGCGTCCCTCGACCCCGAGCTCGCGGCCCTCGCCGAGCAGGTCGATGCGCTCGCCTACCAGGCGTCCGATGCCGCGACGGGACTCGCCGGCTATGCGGCCGGCTTCGACCTCGACTCGGCCCGGGAGCTCGAGACGGTGCAGACGCGCATCGCCGAGCTGACCCTGCTCACCCGCAAGTACGGCCCGACCCTCGAAGACTGTCTGCGCTTCTTCGACGAGGGGAGCGCGAGGCTGCTCGAACTCGACACCGACACCGACCGCATCGACGCCCTCCGGCACGATGTCGCCGCCGATGAGACCGTGACGCGGGAGCTCGCCGACGAGGTCAGCGCCATCCGCCAGGCGGCGGGAGCGCAGCTGTCCGAACGGGTCAGCGCCGAACTCGCCGCTCTCGCCATGCCCGACGCCCAGCTGATCGTCGACGTGCGCGGGCGCGAGGACTTCACCGCGTTCGGGCGCGACGCCGTGCAGTTCCTGCTGCAGCCGCATCCCGGCGGCGAGCCGCGACCGCTCGGCCGCGGAGCCTCCGGCGGCGAGCTGTCCCGCATCATGCTGGCCATCGAAGTGGTGCTCGCCGCCGGCGGTTCCGTGCCGACGTTCGTGTTCGACGAGGTCGACGCCGGAGTCGGCGGTGCCGCCGCGATCGAGATCGGACGCCGCCTCGCGCGCCTCGCCGAATCCGCTCAGGTCATCGTCGTCACCCACCTCGCGCAGGTCGCCGCGTTCGCGACGAACCATCTGCGCGTCGAGAAGGACCGGTCGGGTGCGGTCACCGAGTCGAGCGTGCGCCGACTCGACGGCGACGAGCGCGTCGCCGAGATGGCGCGGCTGCTCTCCGGACTGCCCGACTCGGCCACCGGTCTCGCGCACGCGCAGGAGCTACTCGAACTCGCGGTCCCGGCAGCGGCGCCCGACCGAAACAACGGTTAG
- a CDS encoding iron ABC transporter permease: MTQTPTTGAPARPSAVGPAHRRRRLLIGLGIGIAALLIASIASLAFGSRIVSWDEIVGGLVAPRPENFAEQAVASRVPRTLLAILVGAALGVAGAVMQGITRNPLADPGLLGINLGSSLGVVIGIAAFSISMTSQYIWFALVGGVLAALVVYAIGSLGRAGATPLKLAIAGAATSAALSSLVSAVLLVRTDVYNVFRFWQVGGVGGARFEDMLPVLPFFLVGAVLALFSARGLDVLALGDDVAKGLGGRVGPSRAVAGIAAVLLSASATAVAGPIAFAGLVVPHAARVFTGPAHRWLIPYSAMLGAVLMVTADVLGRVIARPADIPVGIMTAVIGAPFFIWLIRRAKVREL; the protein is encoded by the coding sequence GTGACGCAGACGCCGACGACCGGTGCGCCGGCCCGACCCTCCGCGGTCGGGCCGGCGCATCGGCGTCGGCGCCTGCTGATCGGCCTCGGCATCGGCATCGCCGCGCTGCTGATCGCCTCGATCGCGTCGCTGGCCTTCGGCTCCCGCATCGTCAGCTGGGACGAGATCGTCGGCGGCCTCGTCGCTCCCCGCCCCGAGAACTTCGCGGAGCAGGCGGTCGCCTCCCGCGTGCCGCGGACACTGCTCGCGATCCTCGTCGGCGCGGCCCTGGGGGTGGCGGGAGCGGTGATGCAGGGCATCACCCGCAACCCGCTCGCCGACCCCGGCCTCCTCGGCATCAACCTCGGCAGCTCGCTCGGCGTCGTCATCGGCATCGCCGCGTTCTCCATCTCGATGACGAGCCAGTACATCTGGTTCGCGCTCGTCGGAGGTGTGCTCGCCGCGCTCGTCGTCTACGCGATCGGGTCGCTCGGACGGGCCGGCGCGACCCCGCTCAAGCTCGCGATCGCCGGAGCCGCGACCTCGGCCGCGCTGTCGTCGCTGGTCTCCGCGGTACTCCTCGTGCGCACCGACGTCTACAACGTGTTCCGGTTCTGGCAGGTCGGCGGTGTCGGCGGCGCACGGTTCGAGGACATGCTGCCCGTCCTCCCCTTCTTCCTCGTTGGCGCGGTGCTCGCGCTCTTCTCCGCCCGCGGACTCGACGTCCTCGCCCTCGGCGACGATGTCGCGAAAGGGCTCGGCGGACGCGTCGGCCCCTCGCGCGCCGTGGCCGGCATCGCCGCCGTGCTGCTCTCCGCCTCCGCCACCGCGGTCGCCGGCCCCATCGCCTTCGCGGGACTCGTCGTGCCCCACGCCGCCCGCGTGTTCACCGGTCCCGCGCACCGCTGGCTGATCCCCTACTCCGCCATGCTCGGCGCCGTGCTGATGGTCACCGCCGACGTCCTCGGCCGGGTCATCGCGCGTCCCGCCGACATCCCGGTCGGAATCATGACCGCGGTCATCGGCGCGCCGTTCTTCATCTGGCTGATCCGCCGCGCGAAGGTGCGCGAGCTGTGA
- a CDS encoding NUDIX hydrolase has translation MSAESDLRDERADLTVTRHERVFDGRVWNVVRDTVDYNGAEIVREYVDHPGAVAILALDDEGRVLLIKQYRHPVKARDWEIPAGLLDEDGESPLDAAKRELAEEADLAADRWNVLAEYLNSPGGSNENVRIYLARGLREIDAFERFDEEADIEKRWVDLDEAAAAVLSRHLENPSTVIGVLTAAASQRGDWASLGDADEPWPRHPHLGDGTW, from the coding sequence GTGAGCGCCGAGAGCGACCTGCGCGACGAACGCGCCGACCTGACGGTCACCCGGCACGAGCGCGTCTTCGACGGCCGTGTCTGGAACGTCGTCCGCGACACCGTCGACTACAACGGCGCGGAGATCGTCCGCGAATACGTCGACCACCCGGGAGCGGTCGCGATCCTCGCCCTCGACGACGAGGGGCGGGTGCTGCTGATCAAGCAGTACCGGCACCCGGTGAAGGCCCGCGACTGGGAGATCCCCGCCGGGCTCCTCGACGAGGACGGCGAGTCGCCGCTCGATGCGGCGAAGCGCGAGCTCGCCGAGGAGGCCGACCTCGCCGCCGACCGGTGGAACGTGCTGGCCGAGTACCTGAACTCGCCCGGCGGCAGCAACGAGAACGTGCGGATCTACCTGGCTCGTGGCCTGCGCGAGATCGACGCCTTCGAGCGTTTCGACGAGGAGGCCGACATCGAGAAGCGCTGGGTCGACCTCGACGAGGCCGCCGCCGCGGTGCTTTCCCGCCACCTCGAGAACCCCTCGACCGTGATCGGGGTCCTCACCGCCGCCGCGTCGCAGCGCGGCGATTGGGCGAGTCTCGGCGACGCCGACGAGCCGTGGCCGCGCCACCCGCACCTCGGCGACGGCACCTGGTGA